A single region of the Coregonus clupeaformis isolate EN_2021a unplaced genomic scaffold, ASM2061545v1 scaf1190, whole genome shotgun sequence genome encodes:
- the LOC123486389 gene encoding extensin-like, with amino-acid sequence GQRLSTSALQHTPPAPHSHPPVLPHHTLRSFLTTPPPVLPLNTPLRSFPHTPPPVLPHTPPPVLPLTTPPGPSLNTPLRSFLSTPPGPSLTTPPVLPQHTLRSFPQHTPGPSLTTPSGTLTTPPSGPSTHPPVLPSTHPSGPSLTTPSGPSPSPHPPVLPSGPSSTHPPGLSSPHPRSFLTTPLRSSSPHPLRSFPQHTLGPSPPPPVLPHHTPLRSFLNTPPPVLPQHTLRFPHHTLRPFLNTPSGFLTTPPALTTPLGPPSGPSSTHPPASPPVPPHHTLRLLRSFPSTHPLRSFLNTPPVLLTTPPGPSSTHPRSSSLHPPVLPSPHPSGPSSPHPPVLPHHTPPVPHHTLRPPSPHPPGPSSTHPPVLPHHTPRSFLNTPSGSSLNTPSGPSPHHTLRPPLRSFLTTPPVLPQHTPPVLPLTHPSGPSLTSTPPVLPQHTPGPSSPHPSGPFPHHTPSSPSSPHPRPPPPVSPQHTLRFLTTPPGPSLNTPPALPLRPLPPQHTPSALPRSSHTLRPSLRSFPQHTPGSSTPPGPSSPHPPVPSTHPSVLPHHTLRSFPHHPPVFLTTPSGPSSTHPRSFLTTPSGSLTTPSGLPPTHPRSLLTTPRSFLNTPPPVLPSPHPPVLPHHTPSGLPSPHPLRSFLTTPLRSFPTTPSGPSPHHTPPALPPHHNPRPSLTTPPGPSLTTPSVPPHHPRSFLTTPPPVLPSPHPLRSSSPPPRSSLPHPRSFPHHTPPVLPHHTLRPFLTTPPPVFPHHTPSGPSSPPPESAAARSQ; translated from the coding sequence GGGCAGCGCCTCTCAACCAGTGCTCTCCAACACACCCCCCCGGCCCCTCACTCACACCCTCCGGTCCTTCCCCACCACACCCTCCGGTCCTTCCTCACCACACCCCCTCCGGTCCTTCCCCTCAACACACCCCTCCGGTCCTTCCCTCACACACCCCCTCCGGTCCTTCCTCACACACCCCCTCCGGTCCTTCCCCTCACCACACCCCCCGGTCCTTCCCTCAACACACCCCTCCGGTCCTTCCTCTCTACACCCCCCGGTCCTTCCCTCACCACACCCCCGGTCCTTCCTCAACACACCCTCCGGTCCTTCCCTCAACACACCCCCGGTCCTTCCCTCACCACACCCTCCGGTACCCTCACCACACCTCCCTCCGGTCCCTCAACACACCCCCCGGTCCTTCCCTCAACACACCCCTCCGGTCCTTCCCTCACCACACCCTCCGGCCCTTCCCCCTCACCACACCCTCCGGTCCTCCCCTCCGGTCCTTCCTCAACACACCCCCCTGGCCTTTCCTCACCACACCCCCGGTCCTTCCTCACCACACCCCTCCGGTCTTCCTCACCACACCCCCTCCGGTCCTTCCCTCAACACACCCTCGGTCCTTCCCCACCCCCTCCGGTCCTTCCTCACCACACCCCCCTCCGGTCCTTCCTCAACACACCCCCTCCGGTCCTTCCTCAACACACCCTCCGGTTCCCTCACCACACCCTCCGGCCCTTCCTCAACACACCCTCCGGTTTCCTCACCACACCCCCGGCCCTCACCACACCCCTCGGCCCTCCCTCCGGCCCCTCCTCAACACACCCTCCGGCCTCCCCCCCCGTCCCTCCTCACCACACCCTCCGCCTCCTCCGGTCCTTCCCCTCAACACACCCCCTCCGGTCCTTCCTCAACACCCCTCCGGTCCTCCTCACCACACCCCCCGGTCCTTCCTCAACACACCCCCGGTCTTCCTCACTACACCCTCCGGTCCTTCCCTCACCACACCCCTCCGGTCCTTCCTCACCACACCCTCCGGTCCTTCCTCACCACACCCCTCCGGTCCCCCACCACACCCTCCGCCCTCCCTCACCACACCCCCCCGGCCCTTCCTCAACACACCCTCCGGTCCTTCCTCACCACACCCCCCGGTCCTTCCTCAACACACCCTCCGGCTCCTCCCTCAACACCCCCTCCGGTCCTTCCCCTCACCACACCCTCCGCCCCCCCCTCCGGTCCTTCCTCACCACACCCCCGGTCCTTCCTCAACACACCCCTCCGGTCCTTCCCCTCACACACCCCTCCGGTCCTTCCCTCACCAGCACCCCTCCGGTCCTTCCTCAACACACCCCCGGTCCTTCCTCACCACACCCCTCCGGTCCTTTCCCTCACCACACCCCCTCCAGTCCTTCCTCACCACACCCCCGGCCCCCCCCTCCGGTTTCCCCTCAACACACCCTCCGGTTTCTCACCACACCCCCCGGCCCTTCCCTCAACACACCCCCGGCCCTCCCCCTCCGGCCCcttccccctcaacacaccccCTCGGCCCTCCCCCGGTCCTCACACACCCTCCGGCCCTCCCTCCGGTCCTTCCCTCAACACACCCCCGGTTCCTCAACACCCCCCGGTCCTTCCTCACCACACCCTCCGGTTCCCTCAACACACCCCTCCGTCCTTCCTCACCACACCCTCCGGTCCTTCCCTCACCACCCTCCGGTCTTCCTCACCACACCCTCCGGTCCTTCCTCAACACACCCCCGGTCCTTCCTCACCACACCCTCCGGTTCCCTCACCACACCCTCCGGCCTTCCCCCAACACACCCCCGGTCCCTCCTCACCACCCCCCGGTCCTTCCTCAACACACCCCCTCCGGTCCTTCCCTCACCACACCCTCCGGTCCTTCCTCACCACACCCCCTCCGGTCTTCCCTCACCACACCCCCTCCGGTCCTTCCTCACTACACCCCTCCGGTCCTTCCCCACCACACCCTCCGGCCCTTCCCCTCACCACACCCCTCCGGCCCTTCCCCCTCACCACAACCCCCGGCCTTCCCTCACCACACCCCCCGGCCCTTCCCTCACCACACCCTCCGTCCCTCCCCACCACCCCCGGTCCTTCCTCACCACACCCCCTCCGGTCCTTCCCTCACCACACCCCCTCCGGTCCTCCTCACCACCCCCTCGGTCCTCCTTACCACACCCCCGGTCCTTCCCTCACCACACCCCTCCGGTCCTTCCTCACCACACCCTCCGGCCCTTCCTCACCACACCCCCTCCGGTCTTCCCTCACCACACCCCCTCCGGTCCTTCCTCACCACCACCTGAGTCAGCAGCAGCaaggtcacagtga